In Spartinivicinus poritis, the following proteins share a genomic window:
- a CDS encoding MFS transporter, with translation MFEQRMATSNMMTSKWTAIAVLVTCEVLALTLWFSATAVVPVLKEEYQLASWQASLFSSSVAIGFVMGTVTSALLGLADRIDPRRFFSIAAFVAAGCNGAILMLEPTSWLVIICRLATGICMAGLYPVGMKIAASWAEKDTGLLIGLLVGALTLGSASPHLFNALGGIDWQLTIQLSSICALIAGGLIHFVVLGPQHSLAASFNGSLVLQAWRHKPLRLANLGYFGHMWELYAMWAWIGVFFHASFAQLGWIETTASFYANLATFLVIAAGAAGCLFGGLFADKLGRTTLTMLAMAISGSCALVVGFLFGSNPWLLTFICIIWGITIVADSAQFSSCVVELSEPAYRGTMLTIQTSIGFLLTLVTIHLIPIWVEQVGWEYAFGLLAIGPFLGVVAMWRLRLHPESVKLANGKR, from the coding sequence ATGTTTGAGCAACGGATGGCTACCTCCAATATGATGACTTCTAAATGGACGGCAATTGCAGTCTTAGTAACTTGTGAGGTATTGGCATTAACCTTGTGGTTTTCGGCAACCGCTGTTGTACCTGTATTAAAAGAGGAATATCAACTGGCCAGCTGGCAGGCTTCGTTATTTAGCAGTAGCGTTGCTATTGGCTTTGTGATGGGCACGGTGACCAGTGCTTTGCTCGGGCTAGCTGATCGAATTGATCCCAGGCGATTTTTTTCAATAGCCGCGTTTGTTGCGGCAGGCTGCAATGGGGCTATTTTAATGCTGGAGCCCACTTCCTGGTTAGTGATTATCTGCCGTCTAGCTACGGGTATCTGTATGGCGGGCTTGTATCCCGTTGGGATGAAAATAGCAGCAAGCTGGGCAGAAAAAGATACTGGGTTGTTAATTGGTTTGTTAGTAGGCGCATTGACATTAGGCTCTGCTTCTCCCCATTTATTTAATGCGCTGGGTGGTATTGATTGGCAGCTGACCATTCAGTTGTCGTCTATTTGTGCACTAATTGCTGGTGGGCTGATCCATTTCGTTGTTCTTGGGCCGCAACATAGTTTAGCGGCCTCATTTAATGGGTCACTAGTGCTTCAGGCTTGGCGGCATAAACCACTTCGGTTGGCTAATTTAGGCTATTTCGGCCATATGTGGGAATTGTATGCCATGTGGGCGTGGATTGGGGTATTTTTTCATGCCAGCTTTGCTCAGCTAGGCTGGATAGAAACCACAGCGTCTTTCTACGCTAATCTTGCCACGTTTTTGGTCATTGCAGCTGGAGCTGCCGGTTGTTTATTTGGGGGATTATTTGCAGATAAATTAGGCCGAACCACACTCACTATGTTAGCGATGGCAATCAGTGGCAGTTGTGCATTGGTAGTTGGCTTTTTATTTGGCAGTAATCCTTGGTTATTAACTTTCATCTGTATTATTTGGGGAATAACCATTGTGGCGGACTCGGCTCAGTTTTCGTCTTGTGTCGTGGAGTTGTCAGAACCAGCCTACCGAGGAACTATGTTAACGATTCAAACCTCTATTGGCTTTTTGTTGACATTGGTTACTATTCATTTAATTCCCATTTGGGTAGAGCAAGTGGGGTGGGAGTATGCTTTTGGTTTGTTAGCGATTGGGCCATTTTTAGGGGTGGTTGCTATGTGGCGGCTACGACTTCATCCAGAGTCGGTAAAACTAGCTAATGGCAAGCGTTAA
- a CDS encoding DNA-binding domain-containing protein: MDSLLATRQHQLLAYLLGQSSTISDHIVHQGNVSITTRLDIYRNAYRIRLKKTIETDHEILGRYLGDALFDEMVEGYLNNHVSNYTSLRQFADSLPHYLATNSPFIDYPVISELAAFERRLLTAFDAADTQQRMTPEHLTTLPTEQWPNLCLTFHPSMQIFSASWNTVEVWQALKASQTPPAATTTQALWVIWRNNERLTEFHSLPPEEHQLIHLALQGKPLAMMCEALLANHPAENTSQLIVNYLLSWIERGLLAYNN, translated from the coding sequence ATGGATAGTTTACTCGCTACTCGCCAACATCAATTGTTAGCGTACCTGTTAGGTCAAAGCAGTACTATTAGCGACCACATTGTGCATCAGGGTAATGTTTCAATCACTACTCGCCTGGATATTTACCGCAATGCTTATCGAATAAGGCTGAAAAAAACCATTGAAACCGACCATGAAATATTAGGCCGCTATTTAGGTGATGCGTTATTTGATGAAATGGTTGAGGGTTATCTTAATAACCATGTTTCAAACTATACGTCACTTCGTCAGTTTGCCGACTCACTTCCCCACTATCTAGCCACCAACTCACCCTTTATTGACTACCCGGTTATCAGCGAATTAGCTGCATTTGAGCGGCGACTACTAACAGCATTTGATGCTGCAGATACTCAACAACGCATGACACCAGAGCATTTAACTACCTTGCCTACTGAGCAGTGGCCCAATTTATGTTTAACTTTTCACCCAAGTATGCAAATTTTCAGTGCCAGCTGGAATACAGTTGAAGTATGGCAAGCACTTAAGGCAAGTCAAACGCCACCAGCGGCAACTACCACTCAAGCATTATGGGTTATCTGGCGTAATAATGAACGCTTAACCGAATTTCACTCATTACCCCCTGAAGAGCATCAGTTAATCCATCTGGCTTTGCAAGGCAAGCCGTTAGCTATGATGTGTGAAGCCTTATTGGCGAACCACCCTGCGGAAAATACCAGCCAGTTAATTGTCAATTATTTATTGAGTTGGATAGAACGAGGGTTATTAGCCTATAATAATTAA
- a CDS encoding DUF692 domain-containing protein — translation MNQHFLGFGLGLRTDHFQEIIDTQPAVDWFEIISENFMVAGGKPTYYLHKIREQYPMVMHGVSLSIGSTDPLNLDYLKKLKVLINEVKPVWVSDHLCWTGVNHTNSHDLLPLPYTQAAIDHVATRIQQVQDFLGRQILIENVSSYLSYQDSEMPEWVFYQEVVTQADCYMLLDINNIYVSARNHGFSATDYLNYIDPQRVRQFHLAGHTDYGDYVIDTHDHAICDPVWSLYQTALHRFGAVSTMIERDDHIPPLTELLAELSIAKHIANDVVDLTITEKTPASEPMPIETAFYG, via the coding sequence ATGAACCAACACTTCCTCGGTTTCGGTTTGGGGCTTAGGACCGACCATTTCCAAGAAATTATCGACACCCAACCTGCTGTTGACTGGTTTGAAATTATTTCTGAAAATTTTATGGTGGCTGGCGGTAAGCCAACATATTACTTACATAAAATTCGTGAGCAATACCCGATGGTCATGCATGGTGTCTCATTATCCATCGGCTCAACCGATCCACTTAACTTGGATTACTTAAAAAAGCTTAAAGTGTTAATTAACGAAGTGAAACCGGTTTGGGTTTCAGATCACCTGTGTTGGACTGGGGTCAACCACACGAATAGCCATGATTTACTCCCCCTCCCCTATACTCAAGCAGCTATTGATCATGTTGCAACTAGAATACAACAGGTGCAGGATTTTCTGGGCAGACAAATTTTGATTGAAAATGTTTCAAGCTATCTGTCCTATCAAGACTCGGAAATGCCGGAATGGGTCTTTTATCAAGAGGTCGTCACGCAAGCAGACTGCTATATGCTACTGGATATTAATAATATTTATGTCAGCGCCCGTAACCATGGTTTCTCAGCTACTGACTATCTGAATTACATTGATCCACAACGCGTACGACAGTTTCACCTGGCAGGCCATACAGACTATGGTGATTATGTTATTGATACCCACGATCACGCAATTTGCGATCCGGTTTGGTCGCTTTACCAAACAGCATTACATCGCTTTGGCGCTGTCAGCACGATGATTGAGCGTGATGACCACATTCCCCCATTAACTGAATTATTAGCAGAGCTGTCCATTGCCAAGCACATTGCCAATGATGTTGTAGACTTAACAATCACTGAAAAAACACCCGCTTCTGAGCCAATGCCTATAGAAACAGCATTTTATGGATAG
- a CDS encoding cell division protein ZapB has protein sequence MSTDHLARLEEKIQQVVDTVSLQRMEIEELREEKARLEEENNILKEEMGQWSQRVGSILGKLDAMAEETEAEEA, from the coding sequence ATGTCTACAGATCATTTAGCTCGGCTGGAAGAAAAAATCCAACAAGTTGTTGATACCGTTAGTTTGCAACGGATGGAAATTGAAGAGTTGCGCGAAGAAAAAGCCCGCCTGGAAGAAGAAAATAACATTTTGAAGGAAGAAATGGGCCAGTGGAGCCAACGGGTTGGCTCTATTTTGGGCAAGCTGGATGCAATGGCTGAAGAAACTGAGGCAGAGGAAGCGTAA
- a CDS encoding methyl-accepting chemotaxis protein yields the protein MQFKSISSQILIYSGLCLILAITAIVGYSFISSKQVESLATENSSELISAATKEKLDAIASAQTGIMVTRMEKAMVAARSLAQTFAALKSTEFTSQAENSREHVSNMIKGMTEYNPDFLGTYTGWEPNLFDGKDDEFKDQEIKHSQKDTGQFAPYWNRNSAGNLAIQALGSFYNTTKQANGVRQSEWYLCPKDQKRECIIDPASYDIQGTQTLLTSFVVPIVVKGQFVGMTGIDYSMNFLQEMSLGLKKSIYEAKSQVSILSSLGIVAASTSTPEQIGQSVAGQPDWDKIISLIQSGQTSIQETGGNIRVIKPFTVGTSNTYWGMIIDVPKAVVFAELDTFKQSLQELFNNNLLLQVGIGVLATVISLLLLWRVSISIARPIRQVVSLIKDLSSQEGNLTHRINVKRADEVGALAHWVNQFIEKIQLMIKDVAHSIEQVNGSANQSANIAEVTNSGVQRQREEIDQVATAINEMSATANDVAKNAAQTAHSANDANHSVEEGQSIVNESANTIRRLSVEVEDAVQVINQLKEDSENISSILDVIISIAEQTNLLALNAAIEAARAGEQGRGFAVVADEVRTLASRTQSSTDEIRQTINSLQERTEAAVSTMSRGQTMTQESVVQAETAASRLEQVVSAISQITDMATQIASAAEEQHAVSEDITRNVTTISDVAGQVANGAHNASEESDKLSRLSTELQSKINRFKF from the coding sequence ATGCAGTTTAAATCCATATCCTCTCAAATATTAATCTATTCCGGTCTCTGTTTAATTTTAGCGATTACAGCGATTGTGGGTTACAGCTTTATCTCCAGTAAGCAGGTAGAAAGCCTCGCAACTGAGAACTCCTCAGAGCTGATTTCAGCTGCCACCAAAGAAAAATTAGATGCTATTGCCAGTGCTCAAACTGGCATTATGGTTACCCGCATGGAAAAAGCGATGGTAGCAGCACGTTCGCTGGCTCAAACATTTGCCGCATTAAAATCCACCGAGTTTACCAGTCAAGCAGAAAATAGCAGAGAACATGTTTCCAATATGATCAAGGGTATGACGGAGTATAACCCTGATTTTCTTGGCACCTATACAGGGTGGGAGCCCAACCTGTTTGATGGCAAGGATGATGAATTCAAAGATCAAGAAATTAAGCACTCACAAAAGGATACTGGTCAATTTGCGCCATACTGGAATCGCAATAGTGCAGGTAACTTAGCCATTCAAGCCTTAGGGAGTTTTTATAACACCACCAAGCAGGCTAACGGCGTCAGACAAAGTGAATGGTATCTCTGCCCTAAAGATCAAAAACGCGAGTGTATTATTGATCCAGCATCTTATGATATCCAAGGCACTCAAACGTTATTAACCTCCTTTGTCGTACCTATAGTTGTCAAAGGCCAGTTTGTTGGTATGACCGGTATCGACTACTCCATGAACTTTCTCCAAGAGATGAGCTTAGGGTTAAAAAAATCCATTTATGAAGCCAAGAGCCAGGTCTCCATTCTCAGCAGCTTAGGTATTGTTGCAGCCTCCACCTCAACCCCTGAACAAATTGGCCAGTCCGTTGCCGGTCAGCCTGACTGGGATAAAATCATTAGTTTAATTCAATCAGGCCAGACCAGCATTCAAGAAACCGGGGGAAATATTCGAGTTATTAAGCCCTTTACCGTCGGCACCTCCAACACCTACTGGGGTATGATTATTGATGTTCCCAAAGCCGTTGTTTTTGCTGAGCTTGATACCTTTAAACAAAGTCTACAGGAGCTGTTTAATAATAATTTACTACTGCAAGTGGGCATTGGTGTTCTAGCCACCGTTATCTCATTACTATTGTTATGGCGTGTGTCTATTTCTATTGCTAGACCCATTCGACAGGTGGTGTCTTTAATTAAAGACCTGTCTTCTCAAGAGGGTAACTTAACCCACCGAATAAATGTCAAGCGGGCAGATGAAGTCGGTGCATTAGCTCATTGGGTCAATCAGTTTATTGAGAAAATCCAATTGATGATTAAAGACGTCGCCCACTCTATTGAACAAGTCAATGGCTCTGCCAACCAAAGCGCCAATATTGCCGAAGTCACCAACAGTGGTGTTCAGCGCCAGCGAGAAGAAATTGACCAGGTGGCAACAGCCATTAATGAAATGTCAGCCACCGCTAACGATGTGGCTAAAAATGCTGCACAAACCGCTCACTCAGCCAATGATGCCAATCACTCTGTTGAAGAAGGCCAATCCATTGTCAATGAAAGTGCTAATACCATTCGCCGCTTATCGGTAGAAGTTGAAGATGCTGTCCAGGTAATTAATCAGTTAAAAGAAGATAGTGAAAATATCAGCTCAATCCTGGATGTGATTATATCCATTGCCGAGCAAACCAATTTATTAGCACTCAATGCAGCAATTGAAGCTGCCCGGGCTGGTGAACAAGGCAGAGGCTTCGCGGTAGTTGCGGATGAGGTCAGAACACTCGCCAGTCGCACTCAAAGTTCTACAGACGAAATACGCCAGACCATTAATAGCTTACAAGAAAGAACAGAAGCAGCGGTTTCCACTATGAGCCGTGGCCAAACCATGACCCAGGAAAGTGTGGTTCAAGCGGAAACAGCAGCCAGCCGACTGGAGCAGGTCGTTAGTGCTATCAGCCAAATCACCGATATGGCCACTCAGATAGCCAGTGCAGCTGAGGAGCAACACGCCGTTTCTGAAGACATCACCCGCAATGTCACCACCATTAGTGATGTAGCAGGTCAAGTCGCAAACGGCGCGCACAATGCCAGCGAAGAAAGTGATAAGCTCAGCCGTTTATCAACTGAGTTACAAAGTAAAATTAATCGCTTTAAGTTTTAG
- the aceK gene encoding bifunctional isocitrate dehydrogenase kinase/phosphatase: protein MEKQQAAEQIADLVLTGFSHYRLRFSEITLGARRRFERAAWGEVQRASSGRINLYDKAVAEVVEDLSLHLPDDCLSLAIWRHAKQAYHQLIASRTDYELAETFFNSIFCRVFRHHAISEDNLFVQSSFPAPPLGSQLPIYNRYQPQRGLVALIKQILMDYAFAIPYENLRRDISQIIYCLKQEMGEAFSNETVSHVDIIKSVFYRNKAAYLVGRIVTENITTKNIAIEKVATEKQVKPFVLPLLNNGQRAVYVDTLIMDPDEVSVIFSFTRSYFMVLAPIPSEYVQFLQELLPWKQRYELYISIGFYKHGKTEFYRDFLSHLAETDDQFIIAPGVKGMVMTVFTLPSSQTVFKVIKDYFDPPKEVNKALVKDKYHLVKVHDRVGRMADTQEFSHFAFPKQRFAPELLTELEKVAQSNITITDDQVIVHHLYTERKMTPLNLYIKEVSGKKLEAVLDEYGNAIKQLAAANIFPGDMLLKNFGVTRHGRVVFYDYDEICYLTECRFRKIPPPRFPEDELAAEPWYSVAPNDVFPEEFGVFLFADPKIRQQFTQLHPELFDANYWQELQRLIEHGQVMDVYPYRRIKRFKQH from the coding sequence GTGGAAAAACAACAGGCGGCAGAGCAAATTGCTGACTTAGTATTAACTGGCTTTAGTCATTATCGTTTGCGTTTTAGTGAAATTACCTTAGGGGCACGGCGCCGTTTTGAACGTGCTGCCTGGGGAGAAGTGCAGCGTGCATCAAGTGGGCGGATTAATTTATACGATAAAGCGGTGGCTGAAGTGGTGGAGGATTTATCCCTGCATCTGCCAGATGACTGTTTATCATTGGCCATTTGGCGACATGCCAAGCAAGCCTATCATCAGCTAATCGCCAGTCGTACCGACTATGAATTGGCGGAGACATTTTTTAACTCAATTTTTTGTCGGGTATTTCGCCACCATGCCATCAGTGAAGACAATTTATTTGTTCAGTCTTCTTTTCCTGCCCCACCGTTGGGAAGTCAGCTGCCTATTTATAATCGTTATCAGCCGCAACGCGGGTTAGTGGCGTTAATTAAACAAATATTAATGGATTATGCCTTTGCAATTCCTTATGAAAATTTACGTCGCGATATTAGCCAGATTATTTACTGTTTAAAACAAGAAATGGGAGAGGCATTCTCCAACGAAACTGTCAGCCATGTGGATATTATTAAGTCAGTTTTTTACCGCAATAAAGCAGCCTATTTAGTGGGGCGTATTGTCACTGAAAACATTACCACAAAAAACATCGCCATTGAAAAGGTGGCCACAGAAAAACAAGTAAAACCTTTTGTGCTGCCTTTACTCAATAATGGCCAGAGGGCTGTTTATGTAGATACATTAATCATGGACCCGGATGAAGTCAGTGTTATTTTTAGCTTTACTCGCTCCTATTTTATGGTGCTGGCTCCGATTCCCTCTGAATATGTGCAGTTTCTACAAGAGTTGTTACCCTGGAAACAGCGCTATGAGTTGTATATTTCGATTGGCTTTTATAAACATGGTAAGACAGAGTTTTACCGTGATTTTTTATCCCATTTAGCGGAAACCGATGATCAATTCATTATTGCACCTGGGGTAAAGGGGATGGTGATGACGGTATTTACATTACCTTCCAGTCAGACCGTTTTTAAGGTCATTAAAGATTATTTTGACCCGCCCAAAGAAGTGAATAAAGCGCTGGTAAAAGATAAGTATCACTTAGTTAAAGTCCATGACAGAGTAGGGCGGATGGCCGATACTCAGGAGTTTTCTCACTTTGCGTTTCCTAAACAGCGTTTTGCACCGGAGTTATTAACTGAGCTGGAGAAAGTTGCGCAGTCGAATATTACCATTACTGATGACCAAGTGATTGTCCATCATTTATATACTGAGCGGAAAATGACCCCACTCAATTTATATATTAAAGAAGTGAGCGGTAAAAAGTTGGAAGCGGTTCTGGATGAATATGGCAATGCCATCAAACAGCTGGCCGCAGCGAATATTTTTCCGGGTGATATGCTCTTGAAAAACTTTGGTGTTACCCGTCATGGCCGAGTGGTATTTTATGATTATGATGAAATTTGCTATTTAACCGAATGCCGGTTTAGGAAAATCCCTCCACCCCGTTTTCCTGAAGATGAGCTGGCTGCTGAGCCTTGGTACTCCGTGGCACCCAATGATGTTTTTCCTGAAGAATTTGGTGTATTTCTATTTGCTGATCCTAAGATTCGTCAGCAATTTACTCAGTTACATCCTGAATTATTTGATGCAAATTACTGGCAGGAGCTCCAGCGTTTAATCGAGCATGGGCAGGTGATGGATGTTTACCCTTATCGGCGCATTAAGCGATTTAAGCAACACTAA